A window of the Penaeus vannamei isolate JL-2024 chromosome 19, ASM4276789v1, whole genome shotgun sequence genome harbors these coding sequences:
- the LOC138864939 gene encoding craniofacial development protein 2-like has translation MAAPSEVEKIWRFRPSVVEVTPVDEHIMVLRLKLASSLTSVIAVYASTDVCKLDVKEMFYTKLDSVADSCPRRDIRIVLGDFNAVSRSHQAGYEISHPDPHRWTWYSDTSNAIKVIDHILISTRLRIPQNCRVYRNAKFCGTDHRLVVATFRVPSSPMITLGCFIWIGWRSVHSAQESIGECPRI, from the exons atGGCTGCTCCCTCGGAGGTTGAGAAGATATGGCG GTTCcggccctcggtggtagaggttactccagtcgatgagcatataatggtattgagactgaagctagcatcaAGCTTGACTTctgttattgctgtgtacgcttctaccgatgtttgtaaactcgacgtgaaagagatgttctatacCAAACTTGATTCTGTGGCAGACAGCTGTCCCCGGCGGGATATTcgtattgtcctgggtgacttcaatgcagtatctcgCAGtcatcaagctggctatgagatatct cacccagacccacatcgttggacatggtatagTGATACCAGTAATGCAATCAAGgtgatcgaccacatactcattagcactcgtttGAGGATCccccagaactgcagggtgtataggaatgccaagttctgtggtactgaccataggttGGTTGTGGCTACCTTCCGGGtccccagcagtccaatgatcaccctagggtgtttcatctggatagGATGGAGGAGTGTGCATAGTG cccaagagtcAATTGGTGAATGCCCGAGGATatga